The following is a genomic window from Synechococcales cyanobacterium CNB.
TTCACCGTCGGACTGGTCGGCTACACGAACGCCGGCAAGAGCACGCTCTTCAACACGCTCACCGCGGGCGGAGCGTACGCGGACGACCGCCTCTTCGCCACCCTGATGACGCGCACCCGCGAATGGGCGGTCGAGGGCGGCCTGCGGGTGATGCTCTCGGACACGGTCGGGTTCGTCCGCGACCTGCCGCACAACCTCATCGCTTCGTTCCGGGCCACGCTCGAAGAGGCGACGCACGCGGACCTCCTGCTCATCGTGCTGGACGTCTCCGATCCCGCGGCGGAGCACCAACTCGGCGTCGTCGAGCGGACGCTGGACGACCTCTTCGCGGAGGTGCGTCGCCACGAGGAACGCGACGGAAACACTCAGTGGCGTGCACCCCAGCGGCTGCTGCTCCTCAACAAGGCCGACCGCCTGCGCGACAACTCCGAGCCGCTCGTCTGGCAACGCAAGCGGCCCGGTGCAATCGCGCTCTGCGCCCTGCCCGGCCCAGACGGCAGGCCGCGCCTCGGTGCGGACGAACTCGCCTCGGCGGTTGCCCTCGCGGCACGGGGGGGGGAGCGCGAAGTGCTCGTCACGCTGCCGAGCACGGACGCGCGGGCCGTGCACCTCGTCGAGACCGAGGGGCGCGTGCTGGACCGGTCGTACAACGACTCGGAGGTCACGCTCCGCGCGCGCCTCGGCGAGCGGCAACTCGTCCGCCTCCGGGCTGCCGCCCCAGGCGTGCGGATCGCCGATGCCCTTGACTTGCGCCGCGCATGACAACGCCGCCCACACGAACGGGCGGCGCTGGCTGAGTGACCACGCGCAGGATCTCGGCACGCGATCAGCGACGGCGGCGAGCGGCGGACGCCAGCCCGAGGCCCAGCAGAGCGATCGACGCGGGAGCCGGGATGTAAGTTCCCGGATTGCCGAGGTCGCCGCCTGCCGAGAACCACGACCCCTGCACATCGCCGATGAACGAGAGCGACCACTGGTAGACGTCGTTGGCGCCGAGAGCGGCGTTCGAGTTCGGGTTGCCGCTGATCGTCTGGGTGCGGATGGTGCCTGGGAAGGCCTGATCGCCGTAGGTGAAGCGGTCCACGAGGTTGCCGCCGGAGTCGTAGAGATTGATCTCGTCGTTGCGCCCGAGGTTATTGGTGTAAGGCCCGAGAACAGTGACGCCGGAGAGGCCCCAATCGGCGATGAACGCCGCGGGAGAGACCTCGGTGATGATGAAGCTCTCCCCCGGCATCAGGGTGCCCGCGCCCGAAAGGTCAAACACGCCGGGCAGGCGGCTGTCGTCGTCGTAGGACCATCCCGTCATATCGACGGGAACATTGCCGATGTTGGTGAACTCGACGAACTCGCCGAGATTACCGGAGTACATCCACTCAGTGATGCGGACGTTGCTGGCGCAGGCCGCGGAGGCGATGCCGGCCGCGAGAACGGTCGCCATCATCTTCATCTTCGTCATCTCTCTTTGCTCCCATGCTGAACTGCGGTCGCCACCGACCCGCCGACCCGCGCGGGCCCGTCGCGTACCCGTGGCAGTGACGCAGCGTAGAACGGGGTTCGTTTCGCACGGATTGGCGTTCCGCTAAGGTCCTGACAAAAAGCGCGGACCCCGCGTGCTCGACGCTCACGCACCCGGAGTCTTAGCCGAGTCTTTGCGCCGCCTTGATCCGGGACAACGCTCGCACGTCCATACTTTCGACACATGCCGCGTGGGCATCGTCGCTCGCGCTGCCGTTCGAGGGGACACGGTTCATGGCGTACACGCAGCCTTCCCGTTCGGGCTTCACGCTCATCGAACTGCTCGTCGTCATCGCGATCATCGCGCTACTGATCGGCCTGCTCCTGCCGGCGCTCGGGCAGGCGCGCGAGGTGGCGCGTCAGGCCGTGTGCGCGAGCAACCTGCGCCAGATCGGCGTTGCGTTCACCTCGTACGCGGGCTCCTGGAAGGGAACGTACGGCTCAGGCCCCTGGGACAACCGCACGAACCGGGGCTACGGACCTGCCGACGAGGCCGGTTGGGTCGCGGACATGGTGAACGGCGAGTACGGCAGGCCGGGCGAGATGCTCTGCCCCAGCCTGCCCGCGAAGTTCAGCCAGAACCTCATCATGGAACGGCTGAACGACAAGCCGTTCAAGCCGTTCACCGAAGAGGAGCGCGACCTGCTGATCCAGCGCGGCTTCAACACCAACTACACGCAGTCCTGGTACATGGGCCTCACCGAGCTGCGATACCCGCGCGGCGGAGAAGGCGTGCCGTTTCCCGACACGAAGAACCCCAAGGACTGCGTCGGCCCGCTGAACGATCGGTACATGGTGATGGCGCCTCCCGATGCCGTCCCACTCATGGCCGACGCCAGAACCGACACGCTCTCGGGAAACGACCAGATCACCTACAAGGGCCAGAAGTATCCCGCCGTCAAGCAGATGACCGACGGGCCAGTCATCGATCCCGCAACGAAGTGGTTCGCCTGGCAGAACTACACCGACTTCGGACCCGCACACGGCAAGGGCGCGATGAGCATCTCAAAGAAGGGACACGATCGCGTCATCGGCAACTTCGCCTTCGCCGACGGGCACGTCGATTCCTTCCGCGACATCAACGGCGACAAGGAGTTCGGGGGCAGGCTGCAAGGCGGCGAGTACACATACCCGGATCTCGAAGGCAGGGTGTTCGGGGGGATTCTCTCCTCGGGCAGATACCGCTGAGTCACCACCAAACCAGAGGAGAGGATCACATGCTCAGAACTCGCGTTCCCGCGGCACTCGTCCTGGCCTTCATGGGCGGTGCTGCCCAAGCCCAGGTCGTCATCAACGAGGTGTTCGAGAATCCTCCGGGCAGCGTGGATGAGTACTGGGAATACATC
Proteins encoded in this region:
- a CDS encoding PEP-CTERM sorting domain-containing protein codes for the protein MKMMATVLAAGIASAACASNVRITEWMYSGNLGEFVEFTNIGNVPVDMTGWSYDDDSRLPGVFDLSGAGTLMPGESFIITEVSPAAFIADWGLSGVTVLGPYTNNLGRNDEINLYDSGGNLVDRFTYGDQAFPGTIRTQTISGNPNSNAALGANDVYQWSLSFIGDVQGSWFSAGGDLGNPGTYIPAPASIALLGLGLASAARRRR
- a CDS encoding DUF1559 domain-containing protein is translated as MAYTQPSRSGFTLIELLVVIAIIALLIGLLLPALGQAREVARQAVCASNLRQIGVAFTSYAGSWKGTYGSGPWDNRTNRGYGPADEAGWVADMVNGEYGRPGEMLCPSLPAKFSQNLIMERLNDKPFKPFTEEERDLLIQRGFNTNYTQSWYMGLTELRYPRGGEGVPFPDTKNPKDCVGPLNDRYMVMAPPDAVPLMADARTDTLSGNDQITYKGQKYPAVKQMTDGPVIDPATKWFAWQNYTDFGPAHGKGAMSISKKGHDRVIGNFAFADGHVDSFRDINGDKEFGGRLQGGEYTYPDLEGRVFGGILSSGRYR
- the hflX gene encoding GTPase HflX; the encoded protein is MLNLPVPEPRERTSLGVQAERAVLAAVRLPESRYDRADPFGELRALAEQAGAVVVGEMSQSLDRPIPGTYMGTGKVRELKGLCERLGATTVIFDHDLSPRQIANIEQEVERKVIDRSELILDIFAARATTHEARLQVELAQLEYTYPRLRAMWDHLERIVGRGGIGGVGTRGPGEQQLEIDRRLVQRRRLALQRELDEIQGRKRRAVRKRNEEHFTVGLVGYTNAGKSTLFNTLTAGGAYADDRLFATLMTRTREWAVEGGLRVMLSDTVGFVRDLPHNLIASFRATLEEATHADLLLIVLDVSDPAAEHQLGVVERTLDDLFAEVRRHEERDGNTQWRAPQRLLLLNKADRLRDNSEPLVWQRKRPGAIALCALPGPDGRPRLGADELASAVALAARGGEREVLVTLPSTDARAVHLVETEGRVLDRSYNDSEVTLRARLGERQLVRLRAAAPGVRIADALDLRRA